In a genomic window of Sardina pilchardus chromosome 20, fSarPil1.1, whole genome shotgun sequence:
- the coch gene encoding cochlin encodes MLLWSLVLHLLGFLSFVGNAYGSESTVPMPITCTTRGADLTETRQIVLCPADCTQYKASVFGTGVYASVSSVCGAATHRGVIGNSGGSLMVHKLQGRSNYLASYSHGVHSQPLSKWTASFSVTKWMSPPLEVSSQTSTAAPVPPAPPAPGPVKKVPMVKKPTKKPTLQGNRDCQVDMAVLLDGSSNIGRRRFILQKNFISKLAMLLRVGENGPHLGVVQASDMPRTEFFLTNYTQPKDVLFAIKEIAFMGGNTNTGKAITHTVETFFSSELGVRRGHPRVIVALVDGWPSDSLEEAAVLARDSGINVFMVTVAKPSPEEVSMVSDPDYMKKSVCKDNGFFTLSMPSWFSTTKFIKPLGQKLCSVDQMLCSRTCYNSVNLGFLIDGSSSVGEGNFRLMLDFIASVAGTFEVSDVGTRVGAVQFTYDQRLEFAFGQYPTKEQNLRALRGIPYMSGGTATGDAITYAIRNLFTNKRPGGRGRNFLIVVTDGQSYDDVRGPARAAHKEGITVFSVGIAWAPMDDLRAMATEPKDTHTFFTREFSGLEQFQQPLVKAICRDFTEAN; translated from the exons ATGTTGCTGTGGTCTCTTGTTCTTCATCTGCTGG GCTTTCTGTCCTTCGTTGGCAACGCGTATGGATCGGAATCTACCG TGCCAATGCCCATCACTTGCACGACGCGCGGAGCCGACCTGACAGAGACGCGCCAGATCGTGCTGTGTCCAGCTGACTGTACACAGTACAAAGCTTCCGTTTTCGGCACGGGAGTCTACGCgtctgtgtccagtgtgtgtggtgcagctaCCCACAG AGGAGTTATCGGGAACTCTGGCGGGTCCCTAATGGTGCACAAGCTGCAGGGCAGAAGCAACTACCTCGCCTCCTACTCCCACGGAGTGCATTCTCAGCCGCTCTCCAAGTGGACTGCGTCTTTCAGTGTTACCA AATGGATGAGTCCGCCACTGGAGGTCTCCAGTCAGACCAGCACTGCTGCACCTgtgccaccagcaccaccagcaccaggtccag TGAAGAAAGTCCCAATGGTGAAGAAGCCAACCAAGAAGCCCACCTTACAGGGAAACAGAG ACTGCCAGGTGGACATGGCTGTGCTCCTGGACGGCAGCTCCAACATCGGGCGGCGGCGCTTCATCCTGCAGAAGAACTTCATCAGCAAACTTGCCATGCTGCTGCGAGTCGGGGAGAATGGCCCTCACCTGGGAGTGGTccaggccag TGACATGCCTCGCACAGAGTTTTTCCTGACTAACTACACTCAACCCAAAGATGTCCTCTTTGCCATCAAAGAGATTGCCTTCATGGGCGGCAACACCAACACAG GTAAAGCCATCACTCACACCGTGGAGACATTCTTCAGCTCGGAGCTGGGTGTGCGTCGTGGGCACCCGCGGGTGATCGTGGCGCTGGTGGACGGCTGGCCCTCGGACAGTCTGGAGGAGGCGGCCGTGCTGGCGCGCGACTCGGGCATCAACGTCTTCATGGTGACCGTGGCCAAGCCCAGCCCCGAGGAGGTCAGCATGGTCAGCGACCCCGACTACATGAAGAAG TCTGTGTGCAAGGACAACGGCTTCTTCACCCTGAGCATGCCCAGCTGGTTCAGCACCACCAAGTTCATCAAGCCCCTGGGCCAGAAGCTGTGCTCCGTGGACCAGATGCTGTGCAGCCGCACCTGCTACAACTCGGTCAACCTGGGCTTCCTGATCGACGGCTCCAGCAGCGTGGGCGAGGGCAACTTCCGCCTCATGCTGGACTTCATCGCCTCGGTGGCGGGCACCTTCGAGGTGTCCGACGTGGGCACGCGCGTGGGCGCCGTCCAGTTCACCTACGACCAGCGGCTGGAGTTCGCCTTCGGCCAGTACCCCACCAAGGAGCAGAACCTGCGCGCGCTCCGCGGGATCCCGTACATGAGCGGCGGCACGGCCACCGGTGACGCCATCACCTACGCCATCAGGAACCTGTTCACCAACAAGAGGCCCGGCGGCCGGGGCAGGAACTTCCTGATCGTGGTGACCGACGGACAGTCCTACGACGACGTGAGAGGCCCAGCGCGGGCAGCACATAAGGAAG GCATCACAGTGTTCTCAGTGGGCATAGCCTGGGCACCCATGGACGACCTGCGTGCCATGGCCACGGAGCCCAAGGACACGCACACCTTCTTCACGCGCGAGTTCAGCGGCCTCGAGCAGTTCCAGCAGCCCCTGGTCAAAGCCATCTGCAGGGATTTCACCGAAGCCAACTAG
- the opn6b gene encoding opsin 6, group member b has translation MTMDLQDNLRANLSVYRVSDEGETAIGVYLLVLGWLSWLGNGVVILLLTRRLHTLQAQDFLTLNLALSDTGIAMFGYSRGILEVFNVFRDDGYLFQTFWTCQVDGFLILLFGLISINTLTAISVVRYIKGCQPHHAHHITRLNIFITIGVIWLSSLFWSGAPLFGWGSYKARRYGTCEIDWAQARFSLCYRLYVILIFVFNFFLPITVIVFTYVSIMRMVNASHRKSLGKVSERQRKIERGITQVSLLLCAAFLLAWSPYAVISMWSALGYHVPPLTGLLASLFAKSASFYNPFIYMGFSAKFRTELAELFRSLRRPLELLRPAGSPLPRDEDDGGREGHPRPDEVRVNLDRFKEPLPGDEPLLEGGLDSGVELGRSSSDGGAPLEREAGVGGENEERRAAVEGQGEREDEEMGNPQTDCQRWPLVGPSAPPTLHSFKRRSSNTGRL, from the exons ATGACGATGGATCTCCAAGACAACCTGAGGGCAAACCTGTCGGTGTACCGTGTGTCAGACGAGGGGGAAACGGCCATAGGAGTCTATCTACTCGTACTGG gGTGGCTGTCTTGGCTTGGCAATGGGGTGGTGATTTTACTGTTGACCAGGCGGCTGCACACACTGCAAGCCCAGGACTTTCTCACCCTCAACCTGGCCTTATCTGATACTGGGATTGCTATGTTTGGATACTCCCGTGGCATCCTAGAGGTTTTCAACGTCTTCAGGGATGATGGGTATCTCTTCCAAACCTTCTGGACCTGCCAG GTGGATGGCTTCCTAATCCTGCTCTTCGGCCTCATCAGCATCAACACGCTGACAGCCATCAGTGTCGTTCGCTACATCAAAGGATGCCAGCCTCACCACG CCCATCACATCACCAGGTTAAACATCTTCATCACGATTGGTGTCATCTGGCTCTCCTCCCTTTTCTGGTCTGGAGCTCCACTGTTTGGATGGGGGAGCTACAAAG CCCGCAGGTACGGCACGTGTGAGATCGACTGGGCGCAGGCCAGGTTCTCCCTCTGCTACCGGCTCTACGTCATCCTCATCTTCGTCTTCAACTTCTTCCTGCCCATCACCGTCATCGTGTTCACCTACGTGTCCATCATGCGCATGGTCAACGCCAGCCACAGGAAAAGCCTGGGGAAGGTCAgcgagaggcagaggaagatcGAGAGAGGCATAACACAG GTGTCTCTGCTGCTGTGCGCGGCCTTTCTGCTGGCGTGGTCGCCGTACGCCGTCATCTCCATGTGGTCGGCGCTGGGCTACCACGTGCCGCCGCTCACCGGCCTGCTGGCCAGCCTCTTCGCCAAGTCGGCCAGCTTCTACAACCCCTTCATCTACATGGGCTTCAGCGCCAAGTTCCGCACCGAGCTGGCCGAGCTCTTCCGCAGCCTGCGCCGGCCCCTGGAGCTCCTGCGTCCCGCCGGCTCGCCGCTCCCGCGGGACGAGGACGACGGCGGCAGGGAGGGTCACCCTAGACCGGACGAGGTGCGGGTCAACCTGGACCGCTTCAAGGAGCCGCTGCCCGGGGACGAGCCCCTCTTGGAGGGCGGGCTGGACTCCGGGGTGGAGTTGGGCCGCAGCTCGAGTGACGGCGGCGCGCCCCTGGAGAGGGAGGCGGGCGTGGGAGGAGAGAACGAGGAGCGAAGAGCGGCCGTTGAggggcagggggagagggaggacgagGAGATGGGAAACCCCCAGACAGACTGCCAGCGGTGGCCCCTGGTGGGCCCCAGTGCTCCCCCCACTCTCCACAGCTTCAAACGCCGATCCAGCAACACTGGGCGCTTGTGA